ACTGCTGCAACCTGCCTTTCTACCTTGTATACTCATATAAGCTGGTTTCACTtcatttttggattttattatCATAACTGCTCCTCAAGAAATTCAATGTGACATTCAAGAATCAAAGTGCAATATCAAACTGAACAAACACAGATATATCTCCCTCCTTTTTGTAGATTCATCACTAATGTTTCTGTAGAGAAAATGAATGACAAGTTTTTGTTATTTAGCCCAGTTACATCAAAATTATAGTCAAATTTAGATTTAGTTAAAAATATGTTCTAAGTTCAGTAACTGCTTGCACAATTTATGTGCAAGAGCTAGAGAAAAGAAATTGGATGTTAATATTGATATAcgcttgaatttttttattattttcttttgggGGAGAGATGCTTGAAAATTTGAGGCATTTTGAAAGGGGAAATTACTTCCATAATCActtaatttttttcattattaatgtaaaagtcactcaacttctgatAATTCTAATAAGAGTTAGCCCTTCGTTGTAAAGAGAAGTTTTGAAAAAAGAACATGATTTTTAAAGAGAGAAGTTTCGAAATGATaatttgtaagattgaaaatgtTGTTCAAACAACTTAAATTCTGAtactttttcattttgaggtcgttaattgCAGTGTTTATTTTTATAAGGAGCCACAATGGTAGTAAATGACaaattaaatgatttttatattagattaaaaaaaacaccAGCAACATCAACAATGTGTTTTGGAAGGAAAGACATAAACAACATATAtctaaactaaaacatcctgGAAAATCCCATGAATCTCAAATGACATCTATCAAAAAGTATATCCAGTCCATTCGGAAAAACAGTGCAAGGTCAGTAATTATTCTGTGACTTGAATAATCAAGCATCAAGTGTTTACAGATAGCCACCATATTATTACAAGAAATGAATACCAATATGTCCAGATTTCCAGAAGACAAGGGAAAAATCAAGAGTTAGATGCCATTTTCACAGATCACTTTCGGCTCAATCTCGCTAATTTGTCAACCTGTTTCCTCTTAACAATGCCTCATGTGAATTTACATGATGCCTCCTACTTTGACCACAAGATAATCTATCAACTTCAGTTCGTTTGACAGAGTGCTCTCTAAGTTTACAACATTTTACCATCTGCAGCAGATGAATTTCCCTATTGATAACTGCAACGAGATTGAACTTGCTTAATTTCTTCCTAAGGTGAAAACAAAATACTTATTTTATATAAACACGAGTGCAGTGTCACGAATGATTCAATATAGACATCAGAAAAGATATTGAAAATAGTAAGTTGTTTTAACTGCTACAATCTTAATACTTGGTTCAGCTATGACCATGATTACAACATTGGAATTGGTTAATAAAGCTTCacaaaaaaattatgtataaaagATTTACCAGTTCACTATGATGATTTCGTCCTCTGTGCAACTTGAGGGATTCGCCTCAGCTCTTGGCTTCCCCGTCTCATTTCTCTAAAAAAGGACAAAAGGCTCATAAAATTGTATTTAAAGCTCAGACAATCTTGAATATTCCAAAACTAGTTATTGTACCTTTGATACAAATAAACAATAAGATAAAAGAGCGGCAGCAACATCAATGTCAGTATTGACATAGCTAAGTAGAGTATACTGGTTTGTTTCTGCATGAATGATTAAGAAGGTAAACAAATGTGAACCAAGAGCATCTGAAGTACAAATAAGATCAGAATCATAAATACAGAACTATCCTAATTGTCTTGTCAATGCAAGAAAATAAATTCACCAAGCCTGATAGATCCTCTTCGACTTCTACAGATATCCCAAAAGAACCAGGCAGGAGGAAGaatatttgattttaaaatcattttcaatttcatctGTCTAAGAATTTTTTTGAAGGATGAAAGTACTAATGAACTTTGGGCCGAGCAATTTTGCAAAAGGACACTAGGAATGCTGACAAGTACACGTGTTGTGAGAAGTTTTCGCTGTAAAATTGATCTCCCATACAACTGCTCTGCATATAAAGTAAAGACTTACCTTGCCACCTTTAGGAAAATACTTTCTTTTCCCCGAGCAAGTGAGAGCATCGCAAAATTGGCGCAAAAATAATTCTACATGTAGAATTGATGTTACATGTTAGGAGTAATAATAGAATACAATCGATACACAAACAAAAACTTGAGTCAGTATAATAGCATTGAACTATCACAACACAGACAGATTATGGTCTGAAATAATACCATGCAGCCGGCTAGATGAAGCGCCCTGACCAATAGGAAAACAGCTATCTGCAAGACTCTGAGCAGAGAAGAATAAAATATCACTACAAGTTATAGGAAATAGATATGCAACGAGCACAACATTTCATAACAAACCTCACAAAGGTGGTGATTCTTAGCAACAGCTGCAGGATTGCATTTAGTCTTTGGTGATTTGGTATCCATCACAAAATCACAATGCAATGCACCACATAAATCGGCCAAGCACTTTCCATCACTCTGAAATCATTAAAAGTAAAGTTCCATGTCAGATTAAATCCTAAATATACAAGCAGCATCTAAGGCATATACAAATACAAGTCACTGGAATCAACATACAATGTTTAGAAGATCGTAGTGCCTGTTGTCAAAATGCTGATCCAGATATTTTTCAGCTCGGAAACTCTTCTTACAATATCCACACTTCCATTCATTTATATCTATATGGATTTTATGGTCCTCTTGATCCCTAAATAGGTCATTGCTTGGATGAAGTCTACATTTTCTCGAAAGCTGGTACCTTTCCCGTTCCACAAATGGCATCAAAtactataaaaaagaaaaaaaactgtCACAGCTTGTCCATAAGGACTCTCCGATAGGAAAACGGTATTTCTTACATCCTCTATGACTTTCCAGGCAGCCTTACTTCTTTCTCTGGAGCAATGTAAATCATGGAAGTACTCATCATCTTGCTTATAATAAGTTCTAAACACAAGTATCATGAAAAAAACATTACACGGTCAACCTTCAATATAAGATTGTACAATGGCAAATATAAGATATAAGAAGGAATCCAGTACTGATGATGAGATCAACAACAAAGTTAGTGTACTAGTATAAACTTCGATCCTAACCTTCCAGCTGCATTCTGCAAAATTTCCTGACACACATCAACAAATGATAGTATAAGCCAATGCTTTCTTGTTGCTATAATCAATAAATTGAGCGTCAGAAGTCATAGGCTCGATGATGTAATGAACCTAAGAATTAAACAATTTTTAAACCAACAATCACAAACATctacaaatctttatcattcgtgaataaatcaaaatcactaaaaattaaaaggaaTCGTTACTTTATGCAACCCGTCAAGAGAATAATTAAGCATGAAGCTAATCTTAGAACGAAATATAATCAAAAAGGGGAAAGAACAGACCTAAACTTATAGGATTAACTTGTGATATTAATACCTTAGATATCGATTGCTGAAGAAAACTAGAAATGGACAGAAAAATGACAATCGCCACTTTGGATTTCTCCATCTTTTTCATGCCAGTTAAGGCGAATGAGCGAATTCTGCAAAATTCCCCTGGAGTGGAAATGCTTCTGCCTGTTTGGCTACTCGTGGGTCCATACGCTCTTTCCTTGATAATCTTTTTTCCTATTCGAATCAAGGACGTCGTAGCACCGATACAGGATAATTCAAGTTTCTATTTTCTCTTATAAAATgagggcttaatacatcatttccaCCTAAACTTGTGTAAAAAATTTGATTCGCCCTccgaactttcaaagtgttccgatatcctctcaatttatataaaatatttagttagaCTCTTAAACTTacgcaaaatgtaatcaattaatcactcggttgcaaaaaaaaagtaaattaaatacggaatatgtattgcacgcgtcttaaaaaaaagtaaaacgaccaagatcggaGTATACGGTTCTAATATCAGAGatgacaagttttatagttaagCAAGTAATaatattttccgcatttaacttactttttttgcaaccgagtgatcaattgattacattttacgcaagttcaaagGGTTAGCTGAATATTTAATGCAAGTTGAGGGGACTATCAGaatactttgaaaattcagaaagccaatcaagctttttggataagtttaaggggaaaatgatgtattaagcctaaaatgaaaaaacaatatatgtattttgaTCGACATGGGACTCCCATTCTTTTTTTAACCCGAAATAAGAATTTCATATAAAAGTAGGATTGGCATCCTCAACGATAACGTTTGATAACCAGTCCAACACTACAGTGGATAAAAAAAATCGCTAGTAATGGAATAGGTTTGCCTAACTACCAAATGTGTAGCTCTATTCGCTAAGAGAGAAACAAAAGATAATGTAAAAGTAGGATTGGATCTAAGAATAACTCGACAATCATGAATAAGCGATCCAACCTCcgaaatatctttttttttttgtaggaatgAACTGCATCAACAACAAGCTTAGCGTCAGATTCAAACTCAACATGCATGTACCTCATAGAAGCTATCCAAATCAGGCTAGGCTAATGCCTCAACCACCTGTGGCTCTCTAATACCTGTAATGAAGCTGCTGCTACAGAATAAGAATACGTCCGCAACGTCTCTGATCACCGCGCCCATCCCACAGCTCCCTGCTTCCTTAAAAATTGCACCGTGGGTGTTGCACTTGACCGAACCGACTGCCGACGGTTTCCATTTTTGCTTACCTGAAACTTGCATAGTGAAATTATTGGTCGACAGACGCTGGTCTTGGCGAAGCGGCCCTGCTGTATTAATACGAATAGCCCCGCCATTCACTCCGCTCTGCTACTGAACTCGAGCCGAGATTGCTGATGATTGCGGGCCAGAACCTTCGACTTCTCCTTGTTGCAGGTGACGGTTTCAAGTTTCTATCGATAACGGAACAGCACCATCGGCTCCTCCTTGCTGCTGGTGACGGATCCGACTGACAAATGAAACCAAAATTGGCCTAACGGTCGAGCCTTGTTGGTAAGCCTTCCAATCACGAAGCTCATCAATCGCGTGGCGCCAACTAGTGTCCTCCGCTCCTTTCTCGCAACTTCCTTCCCGTTAGCGACTTTTTCAACCCTTTCCCTGTCCCGTCTGGACTCCATACCTGTCCCGTCTGGTCTCGCGGGAAAGCAACTTTCGTTTTGTTCCTTACGGTCGAGCAGCTTCCACTTTTTGGCCGAGCTAGTGAACTTCTGGTCCCGGTCAAGCATTTTCAAACCTTGCCGGTAAAGTAAAGCAACTTCGTAGTCCCCTTTCCTTAACAGTCAAGTAACTTCGTACCTTTAGCCGACAAATTCTGGGGGTCCCCAGTCCTGCATTTACCAAGAGCATTTCTTCCCTTAAGCGTAAAACTTCAGATTGTAAGGCCGACCACCAAACCATATGCCATAAAACTCTATTTCTGTGGTCCCAGATCGTCTTCAATACATAGCAAATCTGGGCAATTGTCTCTTGATTCGAACCACATAATGCCTGCAATAGCCTGTTCGCCAAATAAATGGTTATCTGTTTCATCCTAATCAACACACACTGGGCATTCAATTGTGATGGGAACTCGTCGTTGGGCCAATCTAGCCCGAGTGGGTAGGCAACCCGAACAAATCCGTTAGATAAATAGTTTAAGTTTAAGGGGGGTCTCCATTTTCCAAAGCCTCCTATAACTCTCATTCTTCAAACTTCCCTCCTCTACCTCCATCCTAACAGTGTATCCCGAACGCACATTGTAAAATCCATCTTTTGACCAATGCCAAACCCTCATATCCTCACTAAAGCTGAAAGATAAGATAATATCACAAATGGCACTCACTTCAGCTTCAGTAAAACATCCATTCAGTCTATCCATATCCCATCTCCTACAATTTTCAAACAACAAGTCAGCTACTCTCAAATCCTGCATCCTAGGGACCATAAAAGAATTTATACAAAACTCGTCAAGGTTAGGTACCCATGCATCTTCTCATACTCTGATGGATCTACCATCACTCACCTTCCATCTTAACCCTTTTCTAAATATGCTTAGGCCATTCCGGGACTTCCAtaactttaatattttaattttgtttaatttaaaattttacaatatagcaaaaataattttttttaaaacatgttaatataaaaatatgtaaaaatagaTAGATATCATGCTtactttaattttaaaaataaatatcagaCAAATTATATAAACTATAAATTATCCATATAAATCAatctaataacaaaaaaaaaaatattattaaaaattatttgatttaaattatttttataagattatattattatataaattattatatataaatataaagtatacaaaagtttataaataagttatgtggtatattctt
The DNA window shown above is from Euphorbia lathyris chromosome 1, ddEupLath1.1, whole genome shotgun sequence and carries:
- the LOC136229146 gene encoding uncharacterized protein isoform X4 — translated: MPFVERERYQLSRKCRLHPSNDLFRDQEDHKIHIDINEWKCGYCKKSFRAEKYLDQHFDNRHYDLLNISDGKCLADLCGALHCDFVMDTKSPKTKCNPAAVAKNHHLCESLADSCFPIGQGASSSRLHELFLRQFCDALTCSGKRKYFPKGGKKQTSILYLAMSILTLMLLPLFYLIVYLYQREMRRGSQELRRIPQVAQRTKSS
- the LOC136229146 gene encoding uncharacterized protein isoform X3 → MKKMEKSKVAIVIFLSISSFLQQSISKEILQNAAGRTYYKQDDEYFHDLHCSRERSKAAWKVIEDYLMPFVERERYQLSRKCRLHPSNDLFRDQEDHKIHIDINEWKCGYCKKSFRAEKYLDQHFDNRHYDLLNISDGKCLADLCGALHCDFVMDTKSPKTKCNPAAVAKNHHLCESLADSCFPIGQGASSSRLHELFLRQFCDALTCSGKRKYFPKGGKRNETGKPRAEANPSSCTEDEIIIVNW
- the LOC136229146 gene encoding uncharacterized protein isoform X1; the encoded protein is MKKMEKSKVAIVIFLSISSFLQQSISKEILQNAAGRTYYKQDDEYFHDLHCSRERSKAAWKVIEDYLMPFVERERYQLSRKCRLHPSNDLFRDQEDHKIHIDINEWKCGYCKKSFRAEKYLDQHFDNRHYDLLNISDGKCLADLCGALHCDFVMDTKSPKTKCNPAAVAKNHHLCESLADSCFPIGQGASSSRLHELFLRQFCDALTCSGKRKYFPKGGKKQTSILYLAMSILTLMLLPLFYLIVYLYQREMRRGSQELRRIPQVAQRTKSS
- the LOC136229146 gene encoding uncharacterized protein isoform X2: MKKMEKSKVAIVIFLSISSFLQQSISKEILQNAAGRTYYKQDDEYFHDLHCSRERSKAAWKVIEDYLMPFVERERYQLSRKCRLHPSNDLFRDQEDHKIHIDINEWKCGYCKKSFRAEKYLDQHFDNRHYDLLNISDGKCLADLCGALHCDFVMDTKSPKTKCNPAAVAKNHHLCESLADSCFPIGQGASSSRLHELFLRQFCDALTCSGKRKYFPKGGKRNETGKPRAEANPSSCTEDEIIIVNCYQ